In Stanieria sp. NIES-3757, the DNA window TCACCAAGTCAAATATACGGAGAAAGCCTTAGAAGCAGCCGTCACTTTATCGGAACGCTATATTTCTGACCGTTTCTTACCCGATAAAGCAATTGACTTAATCGATGAAGCTGGTTCGAGAATTCATTTAAGACATTCTCAGCAAAGCGATCAAAGACACCAAGAAGAAGTATCTTCCGTTCCAATTATCAATCCAAAATCCTTAACTCCTGTAGTAGACGAAGCAGAAATTGCTCACATTGTTGCCTCTTGGACAGGAATTCCAGTCAATAAAATCAACCAAACCGAATCAGAAGTTTTACTCAATCTCGAAGCCAATCTCCACGAAAGAGTAATCGGTCAAGATGAGGCAGTTCGAGCCGTTTCTCGCGCCTTAAGAAGGGCTAGGGCTGGTTTAAGCAATCCCAATCGTCCGATCGCAAGTTTTATCTTCTCTGGCCCTACTGGTGTAGGTAAAACCGAGCTTGCCAAAGCCTTAGCAACTTATATGTTTGGTTCGGAAAACGCCATGATTAGACTAGATATGTCCGAATTCATGGAATCTCACACCGTTTCCAAATTAATTGGTTCGCCTCCTGGTTACATTGGCTACGACGAAGGCGGACAACTCACCGAAGCCATTCGCCGACAACCCTACAGTTTAGTTCTGTTTGATGAGATTGAAAAAGCCCATCCCGATGTCTTTAATCTTCTCTTACAACTCTTAGATGATGGTCGTCTTACCGATGCTCAAGGAAGGGTAGTTAATTTTAACAATGCGATCATAATTATGACCTCTAACATCGGTTCTAAAGTAATCGAAAAAGGAGGTACAGGACTTGGTTTTGCTGTCGCAGACAACCAAGCAGACGCTCAATACGAACGGAGCCGTTCTTTAGTTAATGAAGAACTCAAACAATATTTCCGTCCAGAATTCCTTAACCGTCTCGATGAAATTATTGTCTTCCGTCAACTTACCAAACCTGAAGTTCAACAAATTGCCGATCTTCTTTTGCAAGAAATTGCGCAAAGATTGCAACAAGAACGTTTTATCGATCTAGAAGTTACCAAAGCTTTCCAAGAGAAAGTAATTACTGAAGGATTCGATCCTAGCTACGGTGCAAGACCCTTACGTCGAGCAATTATGAGACTGTTAGAAGATAGTTTGGCAGAAGCAATTCTATCTGGTCAAATTCAAGATGGCGATCAAGCTTTAGTTACTGTCGATGACGGAGAAGTTAAAGTCTTACCTGTACAGCAATCAGTTCTAGCCGAATCTCATCGTTAATTATGGTTTGATTTAGATGTTGGTGGGGTAACACCCACCAATTTTTTATGTTTAATTTTTTTTCCTAAATTAACCTGAGTTCGGGATAGGAAAAGGAAGAGACTAGTAAGCTGAAATATGTAACTTAATCAGCATCCTCATCCTATGTCTAGTCTAGAAGAATTATTTTGCGATCTTGATGATTTTTGTAAATGGTTTGAGCCTCAATGGTTTTCAATGTTGATAACTCAAGGAATAAAAATTCGCAAGCGCTCGAGGAGTCCGAGCTTAAGTGAAGTAATGAGTATTTTAGTAGCGTTTCATCAGAATCACTAAAGCAGCTCTCAACCGTAGCAAATATTTAATATAAGTTTTTACTGTTTACTCAATCTCTTGTTAATGCATGAGAAATGATATTACTTCTGAATTGCTTCCTGCTTAAGGCGATCGCTAACTCTGCGGAGAACTCCGTTAATAAAACGATAACCTTCCTCATCGGAGTAGCGTTTCGCTAACTCTACCGCTTCGTTAATCGCTACTTTAACAGGAACATCGAGAAATAACATTTCAGCTACAGCAATTCGTAAAATATCGCGGTCAATTTTGGGCAGACGATTTAATTGCCATGCTACTAAAACAGTTTCAATTTGTGTTTCAATTTGCTGACGGTTTTGACACACTGTAGAGATAATTTCAATGGCATATTCTCGAACATCTGTTTTACTAGTTAGCTGAATAAATTCGGGCAATTCTACTGCAATTCCTAAACGATTAATCGCTGTTTTAGTTAATTCCATCGCATCACTAACCATCGCTTTAGCACTATTAAGATTACTGCTGCGAGTTTCACTTTCTAGTAAGCGTTCATCTCCCCGTTTAATTTCTGCCGAAGCATTTTCTAAAATATCTTGGACTTCAACAATTAAAGTACGGACTGCTGCTAATACTAAACTATTAAGGTCTTCTTCTTCTAATTTAGAAGGATTGGTACTGACTTGAGCAATACTTAATAAAGCTAATTCGCGGGAGATACTTCGGGGTTGTTTACGGGCTGGCATAAAATTATCAATTTGGGGTTATTAAAATTAATCGGCTTGTAATTATAACTGTATAACTGTTAACTCCTTGCTTAACTTTCTTCTTCTATTGGTATTACTGCTGATTTTTTCTCAGCCAAAGGAGTATTTAAACTAAGATTTTGATAAGGTTTGGGTAAAGCAATAGGCACATCAGTAGTTGGTTGTTCTGGGCTAACAATACCACCAGAAATGAGAACTTTAAAAGCGTCTTCAATCGAAATAGTTACATCAATTGCATCTTCTTCTGGAACAATGGCATACCAACCAGAAGTAGGATTGGGAGTAGTAGGAATAAAAACACTGAGCATTTTTTGGTGCAAATGAGATTGCAATTGACTACTGACTTTTCCTGTCACAAATCCAATTGTCCAAACTCCTCGTCGAGGATATTCGACTAAGACGACACGGCGAAACCTAGTTTTAGAATCTCTCAGCAAAGTTTCTAAAATCTGCTTGAGAGTTTTATAGACCGATCCTGCTAACGGAATAGCTTGTAGAAATTGTTCACCAAAATCTAACAGCCACCTGCCAACTATATTTCTTGCCATCAAACCAATAATCAAGATACATAGCAATGGCACAGCTAAACCAACTACTAAATTAAGAAAGTTAGTTAGTAACGGATCTAATCCGTCAAAGGGATTAAGTTGCTTGGGAACACGAGTCAGAAAATCGATTACCCATTTAGCAATAGTAATTGTCAACCAAATGGTAGTAGCTAAAGGAATCACTACCAACAGACCGGCAATTAAGTCGTTTTTTAAATCTTGCTTAAAGCGTTGCAGCACAAAAGGCAAACTCTCCTAATAACTGAATCCAAAATTAGTCTTACTTTATTATTAGTTGTAGAACTTGCAAAGAATTGTTGCAACCCTTGACATTTGTTAATAAGTATTAATTGCTGTCTAGACAAGCGAGAAGCTAATTCTGATTCAAAAATCGTGTTTGTATCACATTTTACCGTAACCCCAATCAATTAAGGAGTTATTTGCTCTTTAATTGCGGTATTTGTCAATCGATTGAGTTGAAGCAGTTAATTTTTTTGTCCATAGCATAATTTGGTCAAAATAATCCTATTAAGAGAATAATTACAACAGGAGATTTGAACCATGACAGACTTACCATTAGAAAAACAATTAACTCACTTTTGTTTTTGTGACGCTATTGATGACATCGAAGACATTGAAATTCTTAAAATCGAACTAGGCAAATTACATTTACTTTATCTAAGACAACAAGTTTTATTCGCTCAAATGGCTAAAAACTGTTTGTTATAAATCATTACATGAGCAGTAAATGAATATGTCCAGAACTAAACAGGACTTGCTAACTATCTCGCATCTTGATTTACCCCGTACGCCAAAATCCGATTAAGCGACGGGGATTTTAGTTTTACGGATATCTTTACCACCCTCATACGGTTCTCTGCCTAATGGTAGAAGTTGGTTAGGCAATAAAATTGATATAAATGATTCAGGCAAAGATAAATCGTTCATCTCTTCTGTAAAAGAGACGGAAGTAGGGACTAAACCCGAAGGAACGCGCCTCATTCAATGCCACACAACAAGAAGGAGGCGAAATGAAACGCAATAATCTTAATACTCAATCAAATACATATTCTCAATTGGTTTCTGCACAAGCTCGTCGATTGATGCAGCAAAATCGTCAAAAACAACATAATCGTATCCAATCAATGGGACAAAGAACTGCCTCAGAATTAGGCATCGAATTATAAATTACGAACAAAAATATTAGGAACTCAATCTCATGAAAAATAATCAGCATCACCAAATTCATCGTGCCAATATGCTCAAAAGCTTAGAGCGTCGTTTAGAAGTTGCTCATGCTAACGGAGATCAAAATTTAATTCGCATCTTGGAAAAAGAAAGACAATACTATCGATAAGCTTTAGTTTAGCTGCACAAAGAAGTTTAATCTCAAAGCAGTTGCTTAACTAACACTATTGCGACAACGGTTGTTGTTCTACTTAGGATAACAGCCGTTGTTTCTTTTTTATGGCAAAGAACATGCTATGTTGGTACTGAGGTCAGCAAAAATATTTTGATAACTAGCTAAAGCAAGGTATAATTAGAGCTTTGGCATTTTTTTAAGTTTAGTTTTAGACTATTATTGTTCAAGTTATTGCATAATAGAAAACATGCCTATCGGTAGCGTTAAATAACCATAAAACTAACTATTAAACACTATCGGTAGAGTGATCGGGTTTTTTAAAGTAGTCTACTAATATATATAGTTGAATTATTATGAATACCTCTTCTGTAAAATCTCGGGAAACAACTGAAGATTTGCTTCTTCATGAATTAAAAGAACATCAAGCACCTATGAGTCTGCAAGAATTAGAAGCTAAACTAAGTACAGATATCAATCTGTCTCATCGCATTCTTAAGGAAGCAGCTTGGAAGTTAGTCGAAGAAGGAAAAGCTCAATTTACTGCCAGTTGGGATTTGGAAATTTGTTAAGTCTACTTATATGTTAAGACGGGAAGAAAGACAGTATCATCCTTTTCAACATAGAAGTGACAAACCAGGAGATCAAAGACAATCTTTTCAAATCGATCGCGATCGCATTATTTATTCTTCTGCTTTTCGACGTTTAGCTCAAGTTACTCAGGTAGTTACCGCTCAAGAAGGACACGTTTTTCACAACCGTCTTACTCATTCGCTCAAAGTAGCACAAGTAGCGAGAAGATTATCAGAAAAATTAATTGATGAACAACCACTGATAGCTGAAGAATTAGGGGGAATTAATCCCGATGTGGTTGAAGCAGCAGCTTTGGCACACGATCTTGGTCATCCGCCTTTTGGTCACACTGCCGAAGAAGAATTGGATGATTGTGCTACTAAGTGCGGTTTAATTGACGGTTTTGAAGGAAATGCTCAATCGTTTCGGATTTTAACTAGGTTAGCAATTCATCGCACGGATTATTATGGTCTTAATTTAACCAGAGCAACTTTAAATGCAGTTTTAAAGTATCCTTGGCTACGTTCGACTAACCGACAATCGAAACAATGGCGTAAATATTCAGTTTATCATCAAGACCGAGCAGCTTTTAACTTTGTTAGACCGACAGAAGAACAACAGCAAACCACTGAAGCTAGTATTATGGATTTTGCTGATGATATTACTTATAGCGTTCATGATTTAGAAGACTTTTATTTAGCTGGATTAATTCCTTTGGAGTTGTTAGCTACAGAAAGAGATGAACTAGCCAGATTTGTAGAAGAATGGTTGCGAGAATTTCCTGACAATCAATGTGCTAAAGCAGTACAAGAAAATCCTGCTCGTTTTCAAAATTTTCTCGATGCGACTTACAATTTGAGAGGACAATATCGACCAGGTTCATTTGAACAAAAAGCCCAAATAAAACGGATTAGTTCTCAATTAATTCAAGTTTATCTTCAATCAGTTGAACTAAGTCTTGAATATAGCGATCGCGGTTATTTGAAATACGATCATGCGAAGGAAGAAGAATTAAATTTTTTACAACGAATTGTTTGGTCTTATGTGATTTCTAATCCTCGATTAGCTACTCAAAGATACGGACAAAAAAAAATTATTAAAACCTTATTTGAAATTTATTTGGAAGCTATTGAGCGTAGAGATTTAAGTTTTATTCCTGCCAGATTTGTTAAAGAATATTTAGATTTACATGAGAAAACCAACGATTTAGAAGATATTGAACAAGAAAAATTACGCATGGCTGTAGATATTGTGGCAAGTCTTAGTGAAGCGGAAGCTGTCCTCAAATATCGCCGTCTTACTGGGATTAACCAAGGTTCTTTTTTGGATTATTGGGAATAAAATTATTATTTAAAAGAAACTTGATTTTCTAACCAGTTAGTAACTAAAACGGGTAAATTTTTTTTGACCCAACGCAAAGCAAAAATTCTTAGCAGTGGTTTTGACATATTTGCGATCGCTTTCATAAATCTATTCAAAGGTTGATTCTGAAATTTTTTATTGACTAAATTAATCGAGCCGACATCATAAAGACAATCAATAATTAATTTTAAAGTTACTTCTTCTCGTTCTACTAATTGTTCGAGCAAGAGAAGTACATCACGCATCCTTTCTTGTTTTTTTAGTTCTTCTGGGGAAACTTTTTGGATATTAACTTGTTTATCAGGATAAGTCAGCATGAATGGTTAGCCAGATTTGATTGATGATGCCCGAGGTCAAGCTTGATGAATTAAATCAAAAAATCGCAGGACAAAACTATGCGATCAAGATCACTTATTTTGAGTTATTGTGGTTATTACTTAGTAGTGATTAATCAACAGCCAAGTTTGTCAGAGACAAATAAACCATAATAAACTATAACCTTTTCATACTGATTTTTCAGCTTGAGCAAACTAAAAATACTAAGATTTTCTGAACAAACAATCTAACTTAAGGTAGTTTACAACCCTTCTATCCAATCTTTTAAAAGAGTCAAAGGTAATTCAAAATTATCTTCTACAGTATTAACCAAATTAGTTACATTTTTGACCGTATTTCCTAAAGATTTACTGTTGATATAAACCTGTTTAGTTGGATAATTTTGCAACAATTCTAATAGTGAGATTTGATTGTCATCTCGAGCAGAAGCAATTAAAGCACCCCTCAAAGCTTCTTTACTAGCTCGATGAGATTTAGTATGAAATAACTGACTAGTTTCTCCCAGAACTAATTCTCCTGGTGCGCTATTAAACACATTTGCCATCAAGATTTGATTGGTAGGTATCTGTCTAGTCAAGACAGAACGAACAACTTGGGGATTTTGCTTACTATAATCAAACAAAAATTCAAGTGATGGAGACATTTCTCCAGTTGAAGCAAATTGTTCTAGTTCCTCTATCGATACTGATTGGTTAAGAATACCGTGAGTAAAAACAACTTCTTCGGCAGCTAACGCTGGATGGTTACCACTCAAAATTACCAACACTACACTAGCTTTAAGTAATAATTGCCATAATTTTGGCATGGTCAACTTCAATAAGAAATTTTTTATTTTTTGTTTATTCATAATATAAATTTTAACTTTCAAAATATAAAGTATTTATTTCAATACGATAAAGCTTTGATAATGATGCGTTTTGTCGAGCAATAATTCGACTTCCAATTTCCGTTATAGATTAAATATTTTTTTGTTCTAGGTAAGAGTTTGATTTAACGATCTGAAAAAGAAATTGAATTGGGCAAAGTCGAACCTGCTAGTGAAAAAGGTATCTTGAAAGTTGGGAAATAAAATTTAGATCATGAAAGAGCAAACGCGATCGCTAATCAGATAAAAACACTTGTCCTAGATAACCTGTAACAATGCGACTACCATCTTGAAGAATATGAACTTCAGTTTGGTCACTAGCCCAGGTTATTCGGTCTTTTAAGGCTGGATTAAAAATATGAACTCTCTGATTAGTGGAAGAAACGGGAGAATCAGGGGAATTTACAGCAAGAGATTCGATATAAGCACCATCAATTAAAATATCGAGTTGAGACAATAAATCTTGAGAGCCAGCAGGAGCATATTCAGATTGCAATCGTTCTAAAGTAAAGCCTGTAAATGACATGACATTGAGTCCTTTAGCTTTAACCTTGCGAGCCAAATCAGCTAAAGCTGGAGCTTGCCAAAAAGGTTCTCCTCCCGAAAAGGTAACGCCTTCATTGCGAGGATTACTTGTGATTTTTTCAACTAATGTATCTACTGACATCAATTGATTGATTTCAAAAGACCAGGAGTCGGGATTAAAACAACCAGGACATTCTCGTAAGCATCCCTGCACCCATACTACAGCGCGAAAGCCAGGCCCATTAACTTCTGATTCATTGACGTAACCCATCAGGTTAAGATAGCCAGGGGGAATTTCCATGAGTTCGAGATAGGGATTTTTCTTGATTGTCATGATTTTTACTCCTAATTACCAGAAACTACTGCTTTTGATCTCTCAAGAAAGATTGAGACTCTTGATTGGTAACTGAGATACGATCTTTTTACCTCAAAGCTTACTTTGATTTAACTTCAATCCTATTAAAGAGATTAATAATGAAACTTTTACTCAAAATATAGATTGATAATTTGAATAAGTTGTGAAGACGGAAAAATTTAATCCTTTAGTTTGCTAAATTATGAGTCTTTTGTACTAAATAAAAAACTACCAAGAGCGATCAATAGTTATTGTTGGCTTAAATTTATTTTAATTTTTTATATAGCTGATTAATTATATAATGATAATAGTAAGCTAGTACTTGCCATTTTTGATAAATTTCTACCACCAACTCCAAACCGACGAGCAAACAAGTATTTTCTATTCCGACAATCTAACTATCGAGGGAAAAAAAGAACAGTTAAAAAAGCCTATTTTAATTAGTTGCAGGAGACAAAAACCATGTTAAATAACGTAGGTACAAGCGATCGCATCATTCGGATCATTCTAGGTCTTCTCTTAGCTTGCTTGGGTTTATTGGTCTATGGTGGTTCTATTTTGGGTATTGCGTTAACGATTGGTGCTGCTATTTTAGGTTTTAGTGGTTTAGCTGGTTCTTGCTTACTGTATGGTTTATTCGGCATCAATACTTGTAGACAAAAAGAAATGAAGGGATAACGAAAAACAAGTATCAGCTATCAATTATAGGAGTGTCTGTTATGACTACTGTAATTCGCCGTCGTTCCGAATTTGATTTTCCTGCTTCAATTTGGGAAAGATTTTCCCGTTGGATCACCAGTACAGACAATCGAGTTTATCTCGGTTGGTTTAGTCTCCTGATGATTCCTACTTTGCTGGTTGCTACCATAGTTTTTGCGATCGCTTTTGTGGTTGCTCCTCCTGTAGATCTTGATGGGATCAGAGAACCAGTCATCGGCTCGCTTTTAGGTGGTAACAATATTGCCACAGCAGCAGTTATTCCTACCTCGGCTGCAATTGGATTACATTTTTATCCTTTGTGGTCGGCTGGTTCGGTTGATGAATGGCTTTACAATGGCGGTCCTTATCAATTAATCATCTTGCACTTTCTGATCGGTATTTGGGCTTATCTCGGCAGACTGTGGGAACTAAGCTATCGTTTGGGAATGCGCCCTTGGATTGCGATCGCTTATTCTGCACCAGTAGCAGCAGCAACATCGGTATTGCTGGTTTATCCGATTGGTCAAGGAAGCTTTTCTGAAGGAATGCCTCTAGGGATTTCTGGAACTTTTTACTTTATGCTTACCCTCCAAGCAGAACACAATGTTTTAATGCACCCATTCCATATGCTGGGGGTAGCTGGAGTTCTTGGTGGCGCACTCTTGAGCGCGACCCATGGTTCTTTAGTAACGGCGAGCTTAATTCGAGAAACTACAGAACTTGAATCTGTCAATGCTGGTTATAAATTTGGTCAACAAGAATTAACTTACAATTTATTAGCTGGTCATGTAGGCTACTTAGGCAGATTACTCATTCCACCGCTAGCTTTTCGTAATAGTCGTTCAGTACATTTCCTGTTAGCAGCTTTACCTACCATAGGAATTTGGTTTGCTGCCTTGGGAATTAGTACCATAGCTTTTAATCTCAATGGATTTAACTTCAATCAATCAATTCTAGATAGTACGGGCAGACCTATTCCCACTGATGCAGATCTGCTTAACCGTGTTAATTTGGGAATTCAAGCCATGCACGCTCCCAATACTCATCATTTTCCTGAGTTGTTATAGAAGCTTTGTCAGTGAATTAGAACTGTGAAATTAGAGATCGTAGCCGTATCTTAATCAAAATAAAAATTATACCAATTCTCAAAAGTAACTGGAGACTTAGTTGAGTTAAATTTTTGATATATCTTTATTTTAGGCTTTTTATCTATCTAGCGACTTTTGAGAAACGATATTATTACAGAGAGGTTGAAGAAGTTGATCCAGTGTTGTTCTTCCCTCTCTTTTTTGAAAGAGTGATTTTCTAGCAATCGCCGATGTTGCATCTTTTAATTAGTACAAAAATACTCTACAATAGAGAAGTAGAACTTAAATAGCAATTTTCATTTAATTAATTAGTTGAATTCGCTCTAACTGTATATATAGATACTTCTCAAAACAATATTGGTTTTAGTTATGAAAAAACATTATCTACTTCATCTCAATCCCCACGCCTCCCATGAATGGGATCGATGTGTGTTAAGAAATCCTCTAACAGGAGAACGTCCCGATTTAGTCGAAGAGATTTCACAAGCGATCGCAAAAGCAAAAGGAGCGGGTTCTTATTTAATTAGTGTTTCGATAGATGTAGAAGTATTGGAACAAGCACCGCTTGACCAGATGATACTGAAAACACCAGAAATTTCAACTTTAAAAACATTAATTGCGAGTGTAGAAACCATGAATAAATAACCAGGTTTGAGACTTTAACAATTTATACCTAGCAATTGGCACTCTCTTTAACCTCTGATATCCGATCAAGACAAATCTTTAATTGCTCTGCCAAGATTGGAAGGTTAGTAGCTTTAAACATGGAAAGATGATCTCCTGGAACTTCATAAATTTCAACTCCTTCTCTAGCTAGAGAACTCCATCCCAAATATTTATCTACTTGATAGCCTATTCCACCTAACCAATCAACAGCCCGCAAAAGAGTGATTTTTCCTTGGTAAGATTTTGGTTGATATATTTCTGCTGCTTTAGAATTAAGATCTTCAATCAAAAGATTACGAAGAGAAAAAGGCAAAGGCAATTGGGCTATTTGCAACGATAAAATAGCTATTCTCTGAAGATTGTATTGCAGTTCTCTTAAATTCCACCGAATCCAAGAAATAGACTTGGTAATGACGTAGTGGTGTTTTTGTTGCCCAATGTTCTGGAGATGAAGCAAAATTCTGTTGAAAAATGGCAATCTAGTACAAAAATTTGGTCCTTGACAGTCTAATAATGCTAATAAAGATATTTTTTCACCTTGTTGAGTAAGTTGTTGAGCCATCTCAAAAGCTATAGTACCCCCTAAAGAGTAGCCTCCTAAAAGATAAGGACCTTCTGGTTGAATAGTTTTTATTTCTTGGATGTAGTACTTAGCCATATCTTCAACCTGCTGAAGAGGTTTTTCTTCTCCATTCAATCCCCGTGGTTGTAGAGCATATACTGGTTGTTCAGAGCCTAAGTATCTGGCTAATTCTCGGTATAACATGACGCTAGTACCGCGAGCATGAACCAAAAACAGAGGTGGTTTAGAGCCGTTGGTTTGAATGGGAACTAGCGATCGCCATAGGCAGGATTTTTGATCTGAAAACATCTGCTTTGCCAATTCTTCAATAGTTGGAGTTTCTAGCAGCGAGACTATCGGTAATTTTTGCTTGAAAGCTCTTTCTATCTCAGTAAACAAACGTACAGCTTGGAGAGAGTCTCCTCCTAACTCAAAAAAGTTATCTTTCACTCCAATTGGTTTAATCCCTAAAACTTTTTCCCAGATTCCAACTAACTTAACTTCAACATTATTCCTAGGGTTAACACAGGTTGTTTCTAATGGTTGGCTGACTCGATCGGGTATAGGCAAAGCTTTGCGATCAATCTTGCCATTCGGAGTCAAAGGAAAAGATGCAAGAATTACGAAGGCAGAAGGTACCATATACTCAGGTAACTTTGTTTGCACAAATTGACGTAAGATCGTGGCAGTAGGTACGGAATTAGACTGAGGCACTATATAAGCAACAATACGTTTATTGTTTGATCGATCTTCTTGGGCAACTACTACTGTCTGACTGACCAAAGGATGTTGTTCTAAAACTGCTTCAATTTCCCCTAATTCAATCCGAAAACCCCGAATTTTAACCTGATTATCGATCCGTCCTAAAAATTCAATGTTACCATCGGAGAGATATCTCGTTTGGTCGCCTGTTTTGTAAAGCAATGGTGGAGGGGGGAGATCATTGCTAATTTCTCCTTCGCTTTTGCGCTTTTGCGCTTCTCCGTTCAGAAAAGGATTAGAGATAAACTTCTGGGCGGTTAATTCAGGATTATTTAGATATCCTCGTGCTAGGCTCATACCACCAATATATAATTCGCCAGGTATACCGATCACAACAGGCTGTAAATTGTCATCTAAAATATAAGTCTGTACGTTCGGCAATGGTTTACCAATGGGGATGGTAGCTAAGTTATGAATTTGACTAGGAATTTTATAGATAGTAGCAACAACAGTTGCTTCTGTAGGACCATAAGTATTAATTAGTTGACAAGATGTTCCAACTAATCTGTTCCAGCTTGCTACTTTCTTAGCATTGACTGCTTCTCCACCAATAATTACCAACCGAATTGATTCGGGTAACTGTAATTGAGAATTTTGTTCTAACTCAGACGTGAGTAAATGCCAAAAAGCTGTAGGTAAATCTAAGATCGTAATGCCATAGTCATGACACTTTTGTAGTAACAATGAAGAAGAGTATCCCATTTCTTGGGTACGTAAAACTAATGTCCCACCAGCAATTAAACAAGGATAGATTTCCTCGACTGAAGCATCAAAACTGAGCGA includes these proteins:
- a CDS encoding amino acid adenylation domain-containing protein, which produces MLLNQIDNDLPKACIHNLFETQVEKTPNAIAVCFKDRQLTYQELDDHANQVAKYLQTLGVKPEVLVGICLERSLEVIIAILAILKSGGAYLPLDPAYPQERLDYIIQDAKISIILTQQHLKKQLPQESIKVIAIDTEWQTIICSQQENLVRHDNPDNLAYVIYTSGSTGKPKGVAIAHHALVNFCQAAVQEYEINDRDRILQFASLSFDASVEEIYPCLIAGGTLVLRTQEMGYSSSLLLQKCHDYGITILDLPTAFWHLLTSELEQNSQLQLPESIRLVIIGGEAVNAKKVASWNRLVGTSCQLINTYGPTEATVVATIYKIPSQIHNLATIPIGKPLPNVQTYILDDNLQPVVIGIPGELYIGGMSLARGYLNNPELTAQKFISNPFLNGEAQKRKSEGEISNDLPPPPLLYKTGDQTRYLSDGNIEFLGRIDNQVKIRGFRIELGEIEAVLEQHPLVSQTVVVAQEDRSNNKRIVAYIVPQSNSVPTATILRQFVQTKLPEYMVPSAFVILASFPLTPNGKIDRKALPIPDRVSQPLETTCVNPRNNVEVKLVGIWEKVLGIKPIGVKDNFFELGGDSLQAVRLFTEIERAFKQKLPIVSLLETPTIEELAKQMFSDQKSCLWRSLVPIQTNGSKPPLFLVHARGTSVMLYRELARYLGSEQPVYALQPRGLNGEEKPLQQVEDMAKYYIQEIKTIQPEGPYLLGGYSLGGTIAFEMAQQLTQQGEKISLLALLDCQGPNFCTRLPFFNRILLHLQNIGQQKHHYVITKSISWIRWNLRELQYNLQRIAILSLQIAQLPLPFSLRNLLIEDLNSKAAEIYQPKSYQGKITLLRAVDWLGGIGYQVDKYLGWSSLAREGVEIYEVPGDHLSMFKATNLPILAEQLKICLDRISEVKESANC